The Novibacillus thermophilus genome segment AATCATCACGGCGTCGCAACCGGTCGTCTCCAGCATCCGCTTCGCGTCTTGAGGCGTTTTGACATCCCCGTTCCCGATAACGGGAATGGTGACCGCTTCCTTCACTTGCCGGATAATGTCCCAGTTCGCTTTTCCGGTGTACATTTGCTGGCGGGTGCGCCCGTGCAACGCGATCGCTTGAGCACCTGCCCGCTCGGCCGCTTGCGCATTTTCAACGGCGTAAATGTGTTTCTCATCCCAGCCCATGCGCATTTTCACCGTCACCGGTTTATCTACCGCCTGCACGACAGCTGAGACCATCTGTTCTATTTTGCCCGGGTCGAGGAGCCAGCGGGCCCCGGCGTCACACTTGACGAGTTTGGGCGCCGGACAGCCCATATTGATATCTATAATGTCGGCGTTCGTCTGTTGATCCACGATCCGCGCCGCTTCGACTAACGTCTCTTGGTCTCCCCCAATTATCTGCAAGGAGAGCGGCTTTTCCCGTTCATCGACGTAAAGCATTTTCATCGAGCGTTTGTTTCCGTTTAAGATCGCTTTGTCGCTCACCATTTCAGCGCAGACGAGGCCGCAACCGAACTCTTTGGCAATCAGGCGAAATGCCGGGTTACACACACCGGCCATCGGAGCTAATACCACATTGTTTTTCGTTTCAATCGGCCCGATTTTCAGTTTCATCGGTTGCATGGTGAACCCCCTTCCTAGCTTTCACAACAGATCAGACTCGTTTATAATTTAACTGCGAATGGCAATATGGTCAGAGTTTTGGTGCGCGACATCAATGTGTCGCCCAATAATTGTTCAAATTGGAGACGTATTAAATCAAACCGTGACCGGTGTCCCTAAATTCCACCAAAAGTCACCACCACTATCAGAAGTTTCTCTACAAACGACTGAACGCTTTTAACAGTCGTCCATCAGCTGTTTAAGATTTCTTCACGTGTTGCTACACCTTTATCTTGAACACTTTTACGCTAGTATATCACGAATACCAGAATTAATGAAAAATGGTCACGGCTGAAATGAATCCGGCCGCTTGTCCCTCCGCTTAAAGTGGTACAGGATCGCTTCCACGATGCGACGCGACGCCTCGCCGTCCCCGTACGGGTTCGACGCTTTCGCCATCTGCTGGTAGGTCCCTTCGTCCGTCAAAAGCTCCTTGCTCATGGCGTAAATCGTATCTTCGTCCGTTCCGGCGAGTTTCAGCGTTCCGGCTTCAATTCCTTCCGGGCGCTCCGTCGTGTCACGCAAGACGAGGACCGGCACACCTAGGGAAGGTGCTTCTTCCTGCACACCGCCTGAATCTGTCAAAATCATGTAAGAGCGTGCCGCAAAGTTATGGAAGTGGAATACATCCAGCGGCTCGATCAGATGGATACGCGGATCATGGCCCAACACGTCATCGGCTACTTCGCGTACGGCCGGATTGAGGTGAACGGGATATACGACCTGGGTATCCGGAAACTCGTCCACCAGCCGTTTGACCGCGCGAAACATCTGCCGCATACGATCCCCCAGATTTTCCCTGCGGTGGGCTGTCAGCAGAATCAGGCGATTATCTCCGACACGGCGCAACACGTCGTGCTCATACGTCTCGGTGACCGTCGTTTTCAACGCGTCAATGGCCGTATTCCCTG includes the following:
- the dusB gene encoding tRNA dihydrouridine synthase DusB translates to MQPMKLKIGPIETKNNVVLAPMAGVCNPAFRLIAKEFGCGLVCAEMVSDKAILNGNKRSMKMLYVDEREKPLSLQIIGGDQETLVEAARIVDQQTNADIIDINMGCPAPKLVKCDAGARWLLDPGKIEQMVSAVVQAVDKPVTVKMRMGWDEKHIYAVENAQAAERAGAQAIALHGRTRQQMYTGKANWDIIRQVKEAVTIPVIGNGDVKTPQDAKRMLETTGCDAVMIGRAALGNPWMLYRTVHYLTHGELLPEPTPQEKIEIALLHMDRLIALKGEDVAIREMRKHASWYVKGMRGASRIKDEVNRQTTREGMARVLTEFVKQYEERQDPSTRQPA
- the wecB gene encoding non-hydrolyzing UDP-N-acetylglucosamine 2-epimerase translates to MPEPIKVMTIFGTRPEAIKMAPLVLELKKYPEHIEPIVTVTAQHRQMLDQVLDIFDITPDYDLNIMKDRQTLTEVTTRALEGLDGVMKDVQPDIVLVHGDTTTTFVASLAAFYNQIAVGHVEAGLRTWNKFSPYPEEMNRQLTGVMTDLHFAPTKKAAANLLNENKPEDAIFITGNTAIDALKTTVTETYEHDVLRRVGDNRLILLTAHRRENLGDRMRQMFRAVKRLVDEFPDTQVVYPVHLNPAVREVADDVLGHDPRIHLIEPLDVFHFHNFAARSYMILTDSGGVQEEAPSLGVPVLVLRDTTERPEGIEAGTLKLAGTDEDTIYAMSKELLTDEGTYQQMAKASNPYGDGEASRRIVEAILYHFKRRDKRPDSFQP